The Nocardioides panzhihuensis genome has a segment encoding these proteins:
- a CDS encoding flavodoxin family protein, translating into MPRLLVVHHSPTRSLRRLTDAVVSGAADPEIEGVEVVVRPALEATADDVLAADGYVLGTSANFGYMSGALKHFFDSTFLAVGGALDPSGGAGESAGETAKRPYGLYVHGRYDTTGAIRSVQSIVGALGWAQAYDILDVMGDVEDSHAEAAYELGATLAAVLD; encoded by the coding sequence ATGCCGCGCCTGCTCGTCGTCCACCACTCCCCCACCCGGTCGCTGCGGCGACTGACCGATGCGGTGGTCTCCGGCGCCGCGGACCCCGAGATCGAAGGGGTCGAGGTCGTCGTACGTCCCGCGCTGGAGGCGACCGCCGACGACGTCCTGGCAGCCGACGGCTACGTGCTCGGCACGAGCGCCAACTTCGGCTACATGTCGGGTGCTCTCAAGCACTTCTTCGACTCGACCTTCCTGGCGGTCGGCGGCGCGCTCGACCCTTCCGGGGGCGCTGGTGAGTCTGCCGGTGAAACCGCGAAGCGGCCCTACGGCCTCTACGTCCACGGCCGCTACGACACCACCGGCGCGATCCGGTCGGTCCAGTCCATCGTCGGCGCGCTGGGATGGGCCCAGGCCTACGACATCCTCGACGTCATGGGAGACGTCGAGGACTCGCATGCCGAGGCGGCGTACGAGCTGGGTGCCACGCTGGCCGCCGTCCTCGACTGA
- a CDS encoding septum formation family protein: MIGHTPRRTTSLSLLIVVLAALALSGCGSDRAAAKGEDPKQVDSTAVPEVGKCRNLTHEDVAEAYNFDKYVPCDEPHNAETFGAGPLPDEFKNAEYGDEKVNEWAFSQCRKLLEKYVGSDQSLLMRSMLSHVYFGPSEKAWEEGARWIRCDVVGGGQQGAEYVDLPTTTRNLLKVKNIADIEDRWMVCAEGKSVASAKVPCSEPHQMRAMTTIKLGEAKTPFPGVAESKKKASQYCRGSVKASLGYPESFDYGYTWFGEKEWNAGNRWAICWAVTEE; this comes from the coding sequence GTGATCGGCCATACCCCCAGACGTACGACGTCTCTGTCCCTCCTGATCGTGGTGCTCGCTGCCCTCGCGCTCAGCGGGTGCGGCAGCGACCGGGCGGCTGCCAAGGGCGAGGACCCGAAGCAGGTCGACTCGACGGCGGTGCCCGAGGTCGGCAAGTGCCGCAACCTCACCCACGAGGACGTCGCCGAGGCCTACAACTTCGACAAGTACGTGCCCTGCGACGAGCCGCACAACGCCGAGACCTTCGGCGCCGGCCCCCTCCCGGACGAGTTCAAGAACGCCGAGTACGGCGACGAGAAGGTCAACGAGTGGGCCTTCAGCCAGTGCCGCAAGCTGCTGGAGAAGTACGTCGGCTCCGACCAGAGCCTGCTGATGCGCTCGATGCTCTCCCACGTCTACTTCGGCCCGTCGGAGAAGGCCTGGGAAGAGGGTGCCCGCTGGATCCGCTGCGACGTGGTCGGCGGCGGGCAGCAGGGCGCCGAGTACGTCGACCTGCCGACCACCACCCGCAACCTCCTCAAGGTCAAGAACATCGCGGACATCGAGGACCGCTGGATGGTGTGCGCCGAGGGCAAGAGCGTCGCGTCCGCCAAGGTGCCCTGCTCCGAGCCGCACCAGATGCGGGCGATGACGACCATCAAGCTGGGCGAGGCGAAGACCCCGTTCCCCGGTGTCGCGGAGTCCAAGAAGAAGGCCTCGCAGTACTGCAGGGGCTCGGTCAAGGCCTCGTTGGGTTACCCGGAAAGCTTCGACTACGGGTACACATGGTTCGGAGAGAAGGAGTGGAACGCCGGCAACCGCTGGGCGATCTGCTGGGCAGTGACCGAGGAGTGA